Sequence from the Curtobacterium sp. MCLR17_007 genome:
AGAAGCTGCAGCTGCGCGACCGCGTGCAGGCCGTCGTGTGGGCGTACGAGCACGGGGTGGTCCGCTCCGGCGGGTGAGGCGCGCCCGGTCGTGCTCGAGCTCGGCATCGTCCCGGCTCCGTCTCGGCTCCGTCTCGGCTCCGTCCGGCTCGTCTCCGTCTCGGGGTGGAGGCCCGGGTTCCGCCCGGCGTGGGAGGTGCGGACCGCGGGTCCTCCGTAGCGTCGGAGGTGCGGTGGGAAGCCTCCCACCGCCGGAAGGGGACACGATGCTCAGGGTCGAGGGAGTGACGAAGCACTTCGGCGAACGCCGGGTGCTCGACGACGTGACGTTCGAGGTGGGCCGAGGCCGCCTCACCGGCTTCGTCGGCGGCAACGGCGCCGGCAAGACCACCACCATGCGGATCATGCTCGGCGTGCTCGACGCCGACGGCGGGTCCGTGTCCATCGACGGTCAGGCGATCGGTCCGGCCGACCGCCGTCGCTTCGGGTACATGCCCGAGGAACGCGGCCTGTACCCGAAGATGCCCGTCGCCGAACAGGTCACCTACCTGGCGCGGCTGCACGGGGTCGACCGTCGGGCGGCGGCGGCGCGCACCGCAGAACTGCTCGACCGGCTCGAGCTCGGTCAGCACGCCGACGACCCGGTCGAGAAGCTCTCGCTCGGCAACCAGCAGCGCGTGCAGGTCGCCGCCGCGCTCGCACACCGGCCCGAGGTCCTGGTGCTCGACGAGCCGTTCTCCGGGCTTGACCCGATGGCGGTCGACGTCGTGCTGGGCGTCCTGCGCGAAGCAGCGGCCGACGGGGTCCCGGTGCTCTTCTCCAGCCACCAGCTCGACGTCGTCGAACGGCTGTGCGACGACGTCGTGGTCATCGCCGACGGCAGCATCCGCGCCGCCGGTCCGCAGGACGAACTCCGTCGGGCCGCTGGCCCCGCGGCGTGGGAACTGCTCGTCGACGGCGACGCCGCGTGGCTGCGCGACGAGCCCGGTGTGCACGTGCGCGAGTTCGACGGCGGCTACGCGGTCTTCGAGGCCGACGAGGCCGTTGCCCAGCGCGTGCTCCAGCGCGCCGTCACCACCGGGACGGTCGGGTCGTTCGGCCCGCGCGTGCCCCGGCTCAGCGAGGTCTTCCGGGAGGTCGTCCGATGAACAACTCCTTCACCATGGCGGTCCGCCTGGTCACCGTCCGCGAGATCCAGGCCCGGCTGCGCAGCAAGGCCTTCGTCGTCTCGGCGGTCATCCTGCTCGTGATGGTCGTGGCGTCGATCGTCGTCGGCGGGATCGTCGGCAAGTCCACCGCCGGCAGCACCACCCCGGTGGCGGTCGTGAACGGCGTCACGCTGCCCTCGTCCGGCGGCCTCGACGTGACGCAGGTCGACGACCGAGCCGCGGCCGAGAAGCTCGTCCGGTCCGGGGACGTCGACGCCGCGATCGTGCCGGAGTCCGGGCCGCTCGGCTTCGAGGTGATCGGCCTCGACCAGGCGCCGACCGACGTGATCCAGGCGCTCAGCGTCTCGCCCAGGGTCGAGCTCCTCGACCCGAACGCGATGGCGCCCGGGTTGATCTCGCTCATCGGGATCGCGTTCGGCATCGTGTACTTCGCCGCTGCCGTGACCTTCGGGCAGTCGATCGCGCAGAGCGTCGTCGAGGAGAAGTCCACCCGGGTGGTGGAGATCCTGATGGCGGCGATCCCGGCCCGTGCGCTGCTCGCCGGCAAGGTGATCGGCAGCAGCATCATGGCGCTCGGGCAGGTGGTGGCCATCGCGATCGCCGCAGCCGTGACGCTCGCCGTGACCGGGCAGGACAACCTGTTCGGACTGCTCGGACCGAGCATGCTGTGGTTCGTCGTGTTCTTCGCGTTCGGGTTCGTGCTGGTGGCGTCGCTGTTCGCGGCCTCGGCAGCGCTGGTCTCGCGGCAGGAGGACGTCGGCAGCGTCACGACCCCGGTGATGATGCTGCTGATGATCCCGTACTTCCTGATCATCTTCGCGGCGGACAACCCGACGGTGCTCGGCATCATGTCGTACGTGCCGTTCAGTGCCCCGATCGGCATGCCCATGCGGATCTTCCTGGGGACCGCCGAGTGGTGGGAGCCGATCCTGTCGCTCCTCGTGGTCGTCGTGTCCGCCGCCCTCGTGGTGGTCGTCGGTGCCCGGGTCTACGAGAACGCCCTGCTCCGCACCGGTGGCCGCGTGAAGCTCACGGAGGCCATGCGTCGCTGACGCGCAGCCCGGTCGTCCTGGTGTCAGTCGGCGACCGACACCGTCCGGCCCGTCCGGACCGACTCCTGTGCGGCGAGCACGATCGCCAGGGTCCGCAGCCCCACCCGGACATCGGGCTGGGGCTGCGTGCCGTTGCGCACCGCGTCGAGGAACGTGCGGAGCATCGCCTGGTCGAGGTCCGCGCCGTAGCGGGCCTCGATCGGCAGGCCGGTGTCCGCGGCGATCCCGTGTGCGGCCGGCCCGAACGGGTCGATCGACACGGTGCCGCCGGTGCCGGCGACGTCGAGGGTCAGCCCGCCCCACACCGCCGAGGTGTCCGGCTTGCTCCACGAGCAGTCGATCGCGGCCACGACGCCGTTGTCGTACGTGATGGTCACGAGCGCTGCCGTCTCGGCTCGGGCTCGGTCGGCGTGCAGGGTGCGGTTCGCGACCGCCGTGACGGTGAGCGCCCGGGCGCCCATCAGCGCGTCGAGCAGGTCGGCGAGGTGCACGACGTGGTCCGCGAGCGCTCCACCGCCGGACAGCGCCGGGTCCGTGAACCACGCCCGGGTCAGCGGGAGCATGCCGTTGTTGGTCCCGCGCACGGCGAACAGCTGCCCGATCGCGCCGGCGTCGTGGGTGGCCTGCAGCCGTGCGAACGACGACGCGAACCGCACCGGGAACGCGACCATGAGCATGACCCCGGCGGCCTCGACCGCGTGCCGGATGGCCAGCCCGTCGGCCCACGTGGTCGCGAGCGGCTTCTCGCAGAGCACATGGGCGCCGGCTGCTGCTGCGCGCTCCACGAGCTCGCGGTGACGGGCGTTCTCGCTCGCGACCACGACAGCGTCGGGCGCCCAGGCCAGCAGCTCGTCGACCGACTCCGCGTACCCGACCCCGAGCGCGTCGGCCAGGTCCCGCCCGCGCAGTTCGCCCACCGAGTCACCGGTGCTGACGCCGTCGGGGTCCGAGCCGCGCACCTCGACGTCGGGCATCGCCGCGAGCGCCTGCAGGTACCCGATCGCGTGCGTGTGCGCGAAGGACAGCACGCCGATCCGCAGCGCCGTCACGACAGCACCACCGGCTGTCCGGTCTCGATCGACGTGATCGCCGCGTTCGCGATCCGGACCGCGGCCGCGCCGTCCTCGGCGGTCACGCGCGCTGCCGGGCCGCCGCGGAACGACCCGATGAACTCGGCGAGCTCTGCCGCGTACGGGTCGTCCGCCGGGTCGATCGCGGGCAGGAACCCGTCGACGTCGCCGGGTACGGCCAGGTCGGCGCGCAGGTCGAGCTCGTCGCGGGAACGGTGGGACAGGCTGCCGCGGGTGCCCGTCACCGCGTACTCGGTGGTGAACGGCAGGTGCTGCGGACCCCAGATCCCCGCCACGTGGCTGATCGCACCCGAGGCGTGGGTCAGGAGCACGTGTGCGGCCTCGACGGGCTCGTCGGCGGTGCCGGACCGCACGCGGACGGCTGACACGTCGGTCACCTCGCCCGCGACCCACCGGGCGATGTCGAGGTCGTGGATCATCTGGTCGAGCACGATCCCGCCGGACAGCGCGTGGTCCGCGAACCACGGCGTCCGGATCGGGAACGCGCCGGACCGGACGAAGCGCAGGACCGCCAGGTCGCCCAGGAGGCCCGTGGTGACTGCCTCGTGCAGCCGCACGTACGCGGGGAAGAAGCGCACCACGTGGGCCGGCACGAGCTGCCGGCCGGCGTCACGAGCGCACCGGACCAGGTCTGCCGCGTCGGCGTCGGTGCGCGCGAGGGGCTTCTCGGACACGACGTCCTTGCCGGCGGCCAGCGCGGCGCGGACCACCTGGGCGTGCGTGGCGGTCGGCGTCACCACGTCCACCACGTCGACGGCGTCGAACAGCTCCTGCAGCGAGTCCACCACGGTGATCGACGTGCCCGCGGCCCGTGCGGCATCGGCGTTCGCGTCGGCGAGCTGCTGGGCTCCGGCGTGGGCGAACACGGTGACCGGGCCGAGCCGCAGCAACCCGGGCAGGTGGGCCACTGCGATGCCGCCGGCGCCGACGAGTCCGATCCGGACGGGGGTCGGTGACACGGGGGCTCCTTCGCGTGGGCCGGGTCGACGGTTGTCGGGTGTCGACGCTGACGGCCAGTCGCCATGCTAGTCAGCGCACGCGACGCCCGGGTGCCGGCTCAGACGTCCGACCGACGCAGGCGGACGGCGGCGGCGACGCCGGCGACCGCGAGCCACAGGGCCACCGTGCCGAACGGCTGGCTCCAGTCCGGCGTGCCGGCGACGAGCGCCACCGTGCTGTCCGTGAAGAGCGAGTCGGTCAGGTAGCCGTCGCCGATCCGGACGCCGCCCAGCAGCCCGCTGACCAGGAAGAGCCCGAACACCGCGGTGACCGCGGTCGGTGCGACGCGACGGATGAGGAAGCCGAGGAACAGCCCGAACAGCCCGGTGGCGGCGACTGCGGGGCCGGTCGCGAGCACGGGCAATGCCGCAGAGCCGAGGATGCCGTTCGCAGCGGCTCCGACGAGACCGCCGACCCAGCCGACAGCCAGGCCGATCAGCACGACGGCCAGGCTCTTCGCGAGGAAGAGCGCGGTGCGCCGGGGTGCGGCGGTGACGGTCGTCCGGACGGCCCCGGTGGCGTACTCACCCGCGATCGACAGGCCGCCCACGAGCGCGAGGACCGCACCGCCGACCATCGAACCGCTGGCGACAGAGACGCCGGGGCTGAAGTGCGCCGCCGCGATCGTGGTCAGTGCGGCGGCGGGAGCGGCGAGCAGGACCAGCCAGCGCAGCGCCGGCACGGACCATGTCCCGTGCAGTTCGGAGCGCAGCGTGCCGGCGAAGGAGAGGGAGGTGGTGGTCATCGGATGGCTCCTGCGTCGTGGGTGGTGTGGCCGGCGGTGAGGTCGAAGAAGACGTCCTCGAGGGTGGCGTCGCGGCGGGGGGACGCGGCGAGCAGCTGGTCGGTGGTGCCGTCGGCGACCTTGCGGCCGTTCCCGATGACCACCAGGCGGTCGGCGGTCGCGGCGGTCTCGGCCATGTTGTGGCTGGAGAGCAGCACGGTGCGGCCCTGGGCGGCGTACGAGCGGCACAGCTGCCGGACCCACACGACGCCCTGGGGGTCGAGACCGTTGACCGGCTCGTCGAGCATCAGCACCTGCGGGTCGCCGAGCAGTGCGGTCGCGATGCCGAGCCGCTGACCCATGCCGAGCGAGAAGGTGCGGATCCGCTTCGTGGCGACGCTCGCCAGGCCGGTCATCTCGAGGACGGTGTCGACCCGGCGGCGGCCGATGCCGTGCGTCAGGGCGAGCCCGGTCAGGTGCGCCCGGGCGGTCCGGGCGGGATGGACGGCCTTCGCGTCGATCATCGCGCCGAGCAGCTGCATCGGGGCGGGCGACTCGACGTAGGGACGGCCGCCGACGGTGACGGTGCCGGAGGTCGGGCGGTCGAGGCCGACGACCATCCGCATCGTGGAGGACTTGCCGGCGCCGTTCGGGCCGAGGAAGCCGGTCACCGTCCCCGGCTGGAGCGCGAACGTCAGGTCCTCGACCACGGTCTGGGCGCCGTGCCGCTTGGTCAGGTTGCGTGCTTCGATCATGGGTTCGACGCTACGGAGCGCGTCGACGTGGCCCATCGCCCCGCAGGGCCGCCGCAGTGGTACCCGGGTACCGCCGTCAGACCAGACCGAGGTCGTGCGCGCGGATCACGGCGTGCACCCGGTCCCGCAGCTCGAGCTTCGCCAGGACCCGGCCGACGTGGGTCTTCACCGTCGACTCGGACAGGAACAGCTCGGCCGCGATCTCGGTGTTGTTGCGGCCGCGCCCGATCGCGACGAACACCTCGCGTTCGCGGTCGGTCAGTGTGCCCATCCGCGGGTCCTCGGTGGTCGGGCCGGGGAACTTCCCGCGGTGCAGTTCGATCATCTGGCGGGTGACCCGCGGCGACACGATCGCGTCCCCGGCGGCGACGGTCCGGACGGCGTGCACGAGCTCGTCGGGGCGGGCGTCCTTGAGCAGGAAGCCGCTCGCTCCGGCGTTCAGCGCGCCGAAGGCGTACTCGTCGAGGTCGAAGGTGGTGAGGACGAGCACCGCTGCCCGGGACCCCGAGGCCACGATGCGCCGGGTTGCCTCGAGGCCGTCCATCCCGGGCATGCGGACGTCCATCACGACGACGTCCGGGTCGAGTGCGGCGGTGCGTTCGACGGCCTCGTGCCCGTTCGCCGCCTCGCCGACCACGCTGATGTCCTCGGTCGCGCCGAGCACCATCGCGGTCCCCATCCGGATGAGGTCCTGGTCGTCGACGAGCAGGACCCGGGTCATGCGTCTCCCTCTGCACGCAGGACCACGCGCACCCGCCAGCCGTGGGGTGCCACCGGTCCTGCTTCCACGTCGCCATCGTAGAGCGCCGCCCGTTCCCGCAGCCCGACGAGTCCGCGTTCCGATCCCTGCGACGGCACCGGTCCGGGCGCTCGGCCGTCGTCCTGCACGACCACGACGACCTGATGGCCGGTCCGTGTGACCTCGACGTCGACGGTCGTGACGTCCGCCGCGTACCGGGAAGCGTTCGTCAGGGACTCCTGCACGATCCGGTAGACGGTGCCGGCCAGGCTGCTCGGCAGGGTCTCGACACCGTCCGTGCGCAGCGTGACGGGGAGCCCGGCCGCGCGCTGGTCGGCGACCAGGCGCTGCAGGTCGTCGATCGACGGCTGGGGCAGCTCCGGCGTCCCCGGTTCGTCCACGGGGGCGGACCGCAGCACCCCGAGCACCCGGC
This genomic interval carries:
- a CDS encoding ATP-binding cassette domain-containing protein, with amino-acid sequence MLRVEGVTKHFGERRVLDDVTFEVGRGRLTGFVGGNGAGKTTTMRIMLGVLDADGGSVSIDGQAIGPADRRRFGYMPEERGLYPKMPVAEQVTYLARLHGVDRRAAAARTAELLDRLELGQHADDPVEKLSLGNQQRVQVAAALAHRPEVLVLDEPFSGLDPMAVDVVLGVLREAAADGVPVLFSSHQLDVVERLCDDVVVIADGSIRAAGPQDELRRAAGPAAWELLVDGDAAWLRDEPGVHVREFDGGYAVFEADEAVAQRVLQRAVTTGTVGSFGPRVPRLSEVFREVVR
- a CDS encoding ABC transporter permease; the encoded protein is MNNSFTMAVRLVTVREIQARLRSKAFVVSAVILLVMVVASIVVGGIVGKSTAGSTTPVAVVNGVTLPSSGGLDVTQVDDRAAAEKLVRSGDVDAAIVPESGPLGFEVIGLDQAPTDVIQALSVSPRVELLDPNAMAPGLISLIGIAFGIVYFAAAVTFGQSIAQSVVEEKSTRVVEILMAAIPARALLAGKVIGSSIMALGQVVAIAIAAAVTLAVTGQDNLFGLLGPSMLWFVVFFAFGFVLVASLFAASAALVSRQEDVGSVTTPVMMLLMIPYFLIIFAADNPTVLGIMSYVPFSAPIGMPMRIFLGTAEWWEPILSLLVVVVSAALVVVVGARVYENALLRTGGRVKLTEAMRR
- a CDS encoding Gfo/Idh/MocA family oxidoreductase; translated protein: MTALRIGVLSFAHTHAIGYLQALAAMPDVEVRGSDPDGVSTGDSVGELRGRDLADALGVGYAESVDELLAWAPDAVVVASENARHRELVERAAAAGAHVLCEKPLATTWADGLAIRHAVEAAGVMLMVAFPVRFASSFARLQATHDAGAIGQLFAVRGTNNGMLPLTRAWFTDPALSGGGALADHVVHLADLLDALMGARALTVTAVANRTLHADRARAETAALVTITYDNGVVAAIDCSWSKPDTSAVWGGLTLDVAGTGGTVSIDPFGPAAHGIAADTGLPIEARYGADLDQAMLRTFLDAVRNGTQPQPDVRVGLRTLAIVLAAQESVRTGRTVSVAD
- a CDS encoding Gfo/Idh/MocA family oxidoreductase; its protein translation is MSPTPVRIGLVGAGGIAVAHLPGLLRLGPVTVFAHAGAQQLADANADAARAAGTSITVVDSLQELFDAVDVVDVVTPTATHAQVVRAALAAGKDVVSEKPLARTDADAADLVRCARDAGRQLVPAHVVRFFPAYVRLHEAVTTGLLGDLAVLRFVRSGAFPIRTPWFADHALSGGIVLDQMIHDLDIARWVAGEVTDVSAVRVRSGTADEPVEAAHVLLTHASGAISHVAGIWGPQHLPFTTEYAVTGTRGSLSHRSRDELDLRADLAVPGDVDGFLPAIDPADDPYAAELAEFIGSFRGGPAARVTAEDGAAAVRIANAAITSIETGQPVVLS
- a CDS encoding ATP-binding cassette domain-containing protein, with translation MIEARNLTKRHGAQTVVEDLTFALQPGTVTGFLGPNGAGKSSTMRMVVGLDRPTSGTVTVGGRPYVESPAPMQLLGAMIDAKAVHPARTARAHLTGLALTHGIGRRRVDTVLEMTGLASVATKRIRTFSLGMGQRLGIATALLGDPQVLMLDEPVNGLDPQGVVWVRQLCRSYAAQGRTVLLSSHNMAETAATADRLVVIGNGRKVADGTTDQLLAASPRRDATLEDVFFDLTAGHTTHDAGAIR
- a CDS encoding response regulator transcription factor — its product is MTRVLLVDDQDLIRMGTAMVLGATEDISVVGEAANGHEAVERTAALDPDVVVMDVRMPGMDGLEATRRIVASGSRAAVLVLTTFDLDEYAFGALNAGASGFLLKDARPDELVHAVRTVAAGDAIVSPRVTRQMIELHRGKFPGPTTEDPRMGTLTDREREVFVAIGRGRNNTEIAAELFLSESTVKTHVGRVLAKLELRDRVHAVIRAHDLGLV